The Enterobacter asburiae genome window below encodes:
- the tamB gene encoding autotransporter assembly complex protein TamB, which produces MSLWKKISLGVLIFIVLLLGTVAFLVGTTTGLHLLFNAANRWVPGLEIGQVTGGWRDLRLKNIRYEQPGVAVNAGEFHLAVKLGCLRDSKLCVNDVSLKDVNVAIDSKKMPKSAPVEEEDSGPLNLSTPYPIALYRVALDNVNIKIDDTTVSVMDFSSGLRWQEKNLTLTPTSLQGLLIALPKVADVAQEEIVEPKIQNRQPEEKPLGETLKDLFSKPVLPEMTDVHLPLNLNIEEFKGEQLRLTGDTDLTVYTMLLKVSSIDGNMKLDALDIDTNQGSVNASGNALLRDNWPVDITLNSALNIDPLKGEKVKVKVGGALRDKLDVGVNLSGPVDMVLRAQTQLAEAGLPLNLEVVSKQLSWPFTGEKQFQADDLKLKLSGKMTDYTLSFRTAVKGQGVPPANITLDAKGNEQQVNLDKLTVAALEGKTELTALLDWQQAISWRGELKLTGINTAKEVPDWPSKLDGLIKTRGSLYGGTWQMDVPEIKLTGNVKQNKVNVEGSVKGNSYLQWVIPGLHVALGRNTADIKGELGVKDLNLDATIDAPNLDNALPGLGGTAKGLVKVRGTVEAPQLLADITANNLRWQELSVARVRVEGDVKSTDQIGGSLNLRVERISQPDVNINLVTLDAKGNEKQHDLQLRVQGEPVSGQLHLTGSFDRKEERWKGTLDNTRFTTPVGPLALSRSIALDYRNAEQKISIGPHCWTNPNAELCVPQTIDAGAEGRAQINLNRFDLAMLKPFMPDTTQASGVFSGKADVAWDTTKEGLPQGSVTLSGRNVKVTQEVNDAPLPVAFDTLNLSADLHNNRAQLGWTIRLTNNGQLDGEVQITDPQGRRNLGGNVNVRNFNLAMVNPIFARGEKAEGMVNANLRLAGNVQSPQLFGQLRLSGVDIDGNFMPFDMQPSQIAMNFNGMSSTLSGSVLTQQGQINLSGDADWSQIDNWRARIAAKGSRVRITVPPMVRLDVSPDVVFEATPSLFTLDGRVDVPWARIVVHDVPESAVGVSSDEVMLNENLKPIEQKSAGIPINSNLIVHVGNNVRLNAFGLKARLTGDLKVAQDKQGLGLNGQITIPEGRFHAYGQDLIVRKGELLFSGPPDQPLLNIEAIRNPEATEDDVIAGVRVTGSADEPKAEIFSDPAMSQQEALSYLLRGQGLNSGQSDSAAMTSMLVGLGVAQSGQVVGKIGETFGVSNLALDTQGVGDSSQVVVSGYVLPGLQVKYGVGIFDSLATLTLRYRLMPKLYLEAVSGVDQALDLLYQFEF; this is translated from the coding sequence ATGAGTTTATGGAAGAAAATAAGCCTCGGGGTGCTGATTTTTATCGTGCTGCTGCTCGGTACGGTGGCGTTTCTGGTGGGAACGACGACCGGGCTGCATCTGCTGTTTAACGCTGCGAACCGCTGGGTGCCGGGGCTGGAGATTGGCCAGGTAACGGGCGGCTGGCGCGATCTGCGTCTGAAGAACATCCGCTATGAGCAGCCGGGCGTGGCGGTGAACGCCGGGGAGTTCCATCTCGCGGTGAAGCTGGGCTGCCTGCGCGACAGTAAGCTCTGCGTCAACGATGTGTCGCTAAAAGACGTCAACGTGGCGATAGATTCGAAAAAAATGCCGAAGTCTGCGCCGGTCGAGGAGGAGGACAGCGGCCCGCTGAATCTTTCCACGCCGTACCCGATCGCGCTCTATCGGGTGGCGCTCGATAACGTCAATATCAAAATCGACGACACCACCGTGTCCGTGATGGATTTCTCCTCCGGCCTGCGCTGGCAGGAGAAAAACCTCACCCTGACGCCGACGTCCCTGCAGGGCTTGCTGATCGCGCTGCCGAAAGTGGCAGACGTGGCGCAGGAAGAGATCGTCGAGCCGAAGATCCAGAACCGGCAGCCGGAAGAAAAACCGCTGGGCGAAACGCTGAAAGACCTCTTCTCGAAGCCTGTCCTGCCGGAAATGACCGACGTTCATCTGCCGCTAAATCTCAACATCGAGGAGTTCAAAGGCGAGCAGCTGCGCCTGACCGGCGATACCGATCTGACGGTCTACACCATGCTGCTGAAGGTCAGCAGCATTGACGGCAACATGAAGCTCGACGCGCTGGATATCGACACCAACCAGGGCTCGGTGAATGCGTCAGGGAATGCCCTGCTGCGCGACAACTGGCCGGTGGACATTACGCTTAACAGTGCCCTCAACATCGATCCGCTGAAAGGCGAAAAGGTGAAGGTCAAAGTGGGCGGTGCGCTGCGCGACAAGCTGGACGTCGGGGTGAATCTCTCCGGCCCGGTGGACATGGTTCTGCGCGCGCAAACGCAGCTGGCGGAAGCCGGGCTGCCGCTCAATCTGGAGGTTGTCAGCAAGCAGCTTTCCTGGCCGTTCACCGGCGAAAAACAGTTCCAGGCCGATGACCTGAAGCTAAAGCTGAGCGGCAAGATGACCGACTACACGCTCTCGTTCCGCACCGCGGTGAAGGGGCAGGGCGTGCCGCCCGCGAACATCACGCTGGATGCGAAGGGCAACGAACAGCAGGTCAACCTCGACAAGCTGACCGTCGCGGCGCTGGAAGGCAAAACCGAGCTGACCGCGCTGCTCGACTGGCAGCAGGCGATCAGCTGGCGCGGCGAGCTGAAGCTGACGGGCATTAACACCGCCAAAGAGGTGCCGGACTGGCCGTCGAAACTGGATGGCCTGATTAAAACCCGCGGCAGCCTGTACGGCGGTACGTGGCAGATGGACGTGCCGGAAATCAAGCTCACCGGCAACGTGAAGCAGAACAAGGTTAACGTTGAAGGCTCGGTGAAAGGCAACAGCTATCTGCAGTGGGTTATCCCGGGGCTGCATGTGGCGCTGGGCCGCAACACGGCGGATATCAAAGGCGAGCTGGGGGTAAAAGATCTCAATCTGGACGCCACCATCGACGCGCCGAATCTCGACAACGCCCTGCCGGGGCTGGGCGGCACGGCGAAAGGTCTCGTGAAAGTGCGCGGTACGGTGGAGGCGCCGCAGCTGCTGGCGGACATTACCGCCAATAACCTGCGCTGGCAGGAGCTGAGCGTTGCCCGCGTCCGCGTGGAAGGGGATGTGAAATCTACCGATCAGATCGGCGGTAGCCTGAACCTGCGCGTGGAGCGCATTTCTCAGCCGGACGTGAACATTAACCTGGTCACCCTGGACGCCAAAGGGAACGAGAAGCAGCACGACCTCCAGCTGCGCGTGCAGGGCGAGCCGGTCTCCGGCCAGCTTCACCTCACCGGCAGCTTCGACCGCAAGGAAGAACGCTGGAAAGGGACGCTGGACAACACCCGCTTCACTACGCCGGTCGGGCCGCTGGCGCTCTCGCGATCCATTGCCCTCGACTACCGCAACGCCGAGCAGAAGATCAGCATTGGGCCACACTGCTGGACCAACCCGAATGCGGAGCTGTGCGTGCCGCAGACCATCGATGCGGGTGCGGAAGGGCGCGCGCAGATCAACCTCAACCGTTTCGATCTGGCGATGCTGAAGCCGTTTATGCCGGACACAACCCAGGCCAGCGGCGTATTCAGCGGGAAGGCCGATGTGGCCTGGGACACTACCAAAGAGGGGCTGCCGCAGGGCAGCGTCACGCTGTCCGGGCGTAACGTGAAGGTGACGCAGGAGGTCAACGACGCGCCGCTGCCGGTAGCGTTCGACACCCTGAACCTGAGTGCCGATCTGCATAACAATCGCGCACAGCTGGGGTGGACGATCCGCCTGACCAACAACGGTCAGCTGGACGGGGAGGTCCAGATTACCGATCCGCAGGGACGGCGTAATCTGGGCGGCAACGTCAACGTCCGTAACTTCAACCTGGCGATGGTGAACCCGATTTTCGCGCGCGGGGAAAAAGCAGAGGGCATGGTGAACGCTAACCTGCGCCTGGCCGGTAACGTGCAAAGCCCGCAGCTGTTCGGCCAGCTGCGCCTCAGCGGCGTGGATATCGACGGTAACTTCATGCCGTTTGACATGCAGCCCAGCCAGATTGCGATGAACTTCAACGGCATGAGCTCGACGCTGAGCGGCTCGGTATTGACGCAGCAAGGGCAAATCAACCTGAGCGGCGACGCGGACTGGAGCCAGATCGATAACTGGCGCGCCCGTATTGCCGCGAAGGGCAGCCGGGTACGCATCACCGTACCGCCAATGGTGCGCCTGGACGTTTCGCCTGATGTGGTCTTTGAAGCCACGCCAAGCCTCTTTACGCTTGACGGGCGCGTCGACGTGCCGTGGGCGCGCATCGTGGTTCACGACGTGCCGGAAAGCGCGGTCGGCGTCTCAAGTGATGAAGTTATGCTCAATGAAAATCTGAAACCTATCGAACAGAAGAGCGCTGGCATACCGATCAATAGTAACCTTATCGTGCACGTGGGGAATAACGTGCGGTTGAATGCGTTTGGGCTGAAGGCGAGGCTCACGGGCGATCTGAAAGTGGCGCAGGATAAACAAGGGCTTGGCCTTAACGGGCAGATCACTATTCCTGAAGGGCGTTTCCACGCCTATGGTCAGGATCTGATTGTGCGCAAAGGCGAGCTGCTGTTCTCCGGTCCACCGGATCAGCCCCTGTTGAACATCGAAGCGATTCGTAACCCGGAAGCGACGGAAGACGACGTCATTGCTGGCGTTCGCGTCACCGGTTCCGCCGACGAACCGAAGGCGGAGATCTTCTCTGACCCGGCGATGTCGCAGCAGGAAGCTCTCTCTTATCTGCTGCGTGGACAAGGCCTGAACAGCGGACAAAGCGACAGTGCGGCGATGACCTCGATGTTAGTGGGTCTGGGGGTTGCACAAAGTGGGCAGGTTGTGGGTAAAATCGGCGAGACGTTCGGCGTAAGCAATCTGGCGCTGGACACCCAGGGCGTGGGTGACTCCTCGCAGGTGGTGGTCAGCGGCTATGTACTGCCGGGTCTGCAGGTAAAATATGGTGTGGGGATCTTTGACTCACTGGCAACTCTCACGTTACGCTATCGCCTGATGCCCAAGCTATATCTGGAAGCAGTGTCCGGCGTAGACCAGGCACTTGATCTGCTCTATCAGTTTGAGTTTTAG
- the tamA gene encoding autotransporter assembly complex protein TamA: MTKIRQLCLVSVLLTSGIASAANVRLQVEGLSGALQKNVRAQLSTIQSDEVTPDRRFRARVDDAIREGLKALGYYEPTIDFDLRPPPKKGRQVLIARVSPGEPVLIGGTNVILRGGARTDRDYLDLLSTRPKIGTVLNHGDYDHFKKELTNVSLRKGYFDSQFNKSQLGIALDRRQAFWDIDYDSGERYRFGDVTFEGSQIREEYLQNLVPFKKGDYYQSRDLAELNRRLSATGWFNSVVVAPEFEKSRKTKVLPLHGVVSPRTENTIETGVGYSTDVGPRVRTSWKKPWMNSYGHSLTTSLSLSAPEQQLDFSYKMPLLKNPLEQYYLVQGGFKRTDLNDTKQDSTTLAVSRFWDLSSGWQRAINLRWSLDHFTQANVTNTTMLLYPGVMISRTRSRGGLMPTWGDSQRYSIDYSNSAWGSDVDFSVMQAQNVWIRTLYDKHRFVMRGNLGWIETGDFERVPPDLRFFAGGDRSIRGYKYKSISPENEKGQLTGASKLATGSLEYQYNVSGKWWGAMFVDGGEAVNDIRRSDFKTGAGVGVRWQSPVGPIKLDFAVPVGDKEEHGLQFYIGLGPEL, from the coding sequence GTGACAAAAATCCGCCAGTTATGTTTAGTCAGTGTGTTGCTGACAAGCGGGATTGCCAGCGCGGCGAATGTCCGTTTGCAGGTTGAGGGGTTATCCGGGGCGCTACAAAAAAACGTGCGTGCGCAGTTGTCGACCATCCAGAGTGATGAGGTGACGCCGGACCGGCGTTTTCGCGCGCGCGTGGATGACGCCATCCGTGAAGGGCTGAAAGCGCTGGGGTATTATGAACCCACCATTGATTTCGATCTCCGCCCGCCGCCAAAGAAGGGGCGCCAGGTCCTTATTGCCCGCGTTTCGCCGGGTGAGCCGGTACTGATTGGCGGTACGAACGTCATCCTGCGCGGCGGGGCGCGTACCGACCGGGATTACCTGGACCTGCTCAGCACGCGGCCGAAAATCGGTACCGTGCTTAACCACGGCGACTACGACCATTTCAAAAAAGAGCTGACGAACGTTTCCCTGCGTAAGGGCTACTTTGACAGCCAGTTCAATAAAAGCCAGCTGGGGATTGCGCTGGATCGGCGTCAGGCCTTCTGGGATATCGACTACGACAGCGGAGAACGCTACCGCTTTGGCGATGTGACGTTTGAAGGTTCGCAAATTCGTGAAGAGTACCTGCAAAACCTCGTGCCGTTCAAAAAAGGGGATTACTACCAGTCGAGGGACCTGGCGGAACTGAACCGTCGTCTTTCCGCTACCGGCTGGTTTAACTCCGTGGTTGTCGCGCCGGAATTTGAGAAGTCTCGCAAAACGAAGGTGTTGCCGCTGCATGGCGTTGTCTCGCCGCGCACCGAGAACACCATTGAGACCGGTGTTGGCTACTCGACGGATGTTGGACCACGCGTGAGAACCTCGTGGAAAAAACCGTGGATGAACTCGTACGGTCACAGCCTGACCACCAGCCTGAGCCTCTCTGCGCCCGAGCAGCAGCTGGATTTCAGCTACAAAATGCCGCTGCTGAAAAATCCGCTTGAGCAATATTATCTTGTGCAGGGCGGTTTTAAGCGCACCGACTTGAACGACACCAAGCAGGATTCTACGACCCTTGCGGTCTCCCGCTTCTGGGATCTCTCCAGCGGCTGGCAGCGCGCCATCAACCTGCGCTGGAGCCTGGACCACTTTACCCAGGCCAACGTCACCAACACCACCATGCTGCTTTATCCGGGCGTGATGATCAGCCGTACCCGCTCGCGCGGGGGCCTGATGCCGACCTGGGGCGACTCGCAGCGCTACTCCATTGATTATTCCAACTCCGCCTGGGGCTCCGACGTGGACTTCTCCGTCATGCAGGCGCAAAACGTCTGGATCCGCACGCTGTATGACAAACACCGCTTTGTGATGCGCGGCAATCTCGGCTGGATTGAAACGGGAGACTTCGAGCGCGTTCCGCCGGATCTGCGCTTCTTCGCCGGGGGCGACCGCAGCATTCGTGGGTATAAGTACAAATCGATCTCACCTGAGAACGAAAAGGGCCAGCTGACCGGTGCGTCAAAACTGGCGACCGGATCGCTGGAGTATCAGTACAACGTCAGCGGAAAGTGGTGGGGCGCCATGTTTGTTGACGGCGGTGAAGCGGTAAACGATATCCGCCGCAGCGACTTCAAAACCGGCGCGGGCGTGGGCGTACGCTGGCAGTCACCCGTCGGGCCCATCAAGCTCGACTTCGCCGTGCCTGTCGGCGACAAAGAAGAGCACGGATTACAGTTTTACATCGGTCTGGGGCCTGAATTATGA
- the msrA gene encoding peptide-methionine (S)-S-oxide reductase MsrA: protein MSLFDKKHLVSQTDALPGRNTPMPVATLHAVNNHSMTNVPEGMEIALFAMGCFWGVERLFWQLPGVYSTAAGYTGGYTPNPTYREVCSGETGHAEAVRVVYDPAVISYEQLLQVFWENHDPAQGMRQGNDHGTQYRSAIYPLTPEQDTAARASLERFQQAMREAGDTREVTTEITTAKPFYYAEDDHQQYLHKNPYGYCGIGGIGVCLPPQLA, encoded by the coding sequence GTGAGTTTATTCGACAAAAAGCATCTGGTTTCACAAACTGATGCATTACCGGGACGCAACACCCCTATGCCTGTGGCGACCTTACACGCCGTCAATAACCATTCCATGACCAACGTGCCGGAGGGAATGGAAATCGCCCTGTTCGCCATGGGCTGCTTCTGGGGCGTTGAGCGCCTCTTCTGGCAGCTGCCCGGCGTTTACAGCACGGCGGCTGGCTACACGGGCGGCTACACGCCCAATCCGACCTATCGCGAAGTCTGCTCCGGCGAAACCGGGCATGCGGAAGCGGTACGCGTGGTCTATGACCCTGCAGTCATTAGCTACGAGCAGCTCCTGCAGGTCTTCTGGGAAAACCACGACCCGGCGCAGGGCATGCGTCAGGGCAACGACCACGGCACACAGTACCGTTCGGCCATTTATCCGCTCACGCCCGAGCAGGATACCGCCGCGCGCGCCAGCCTTGAGCGTTTCCAGCAGGCCATGCGTGAAGCGGGCGATACGCGCGAGGTGACGACGGAAATCACCACCGCGAAACCGTTCTACTATGCCGAGGACGATCACCAGCAGTATCTGCATAAAAACCCGTACGGCTACTGCGGTATCGGGGGCATCGGCGTCTGCCTGCCGCCACAGCTGGCCTGA
- a CDS encoding polyamine export protein PaeA, which yields MLNSILVILCLIAVSAFFSISEISLAASRKIKLKLLADEGNINATRILKMQENPGMFFTVVQIGLNAVAILGGIVGDAAFSPAFYSLFVKYMSVELAEQLSFILSFSLVTGLFILFADLTPKRIGMIAPEAVALRIINPMRFCLYVFRPLVWFFNGLANVIFRIFKLPMVRKDDITSDDIYAVVEAGALAGVLRKQEHELIENVFELESRTVPSSMTGRENIIWFDLHEDEQSLKNKVAQHPHSKFLVCNEDIDHIIGYVDSKDLLNRVLANQSLALNSGVQIRNTLIVPDTLTLSEALESFKTAGEDFAVIMNEYALVVGIITLNDVMTTLMGDLVGQGLEEQIVQRDDNSWLIDGGTPIEDVMRVLDIDEFPQSGNYETIGGFMMFMLRKIPKRTDSVKFSGYKFEVVDIDNYRIDQLLVTRIDNKPTVLVPKLPDAEEKVSA from the coding sequence ATGTTAAACAGTATTTTAGTAATACTTTGTCTGATTGCCGTCAGCGCGTTTTTCTCGATATCTGAGATCTCGCTGGCCGCGTCCCGTAAAATCAAACTGAAGCTGCTTGCCGATGAAGGCAACATCAATGCCACCCGCATCCTGAAAATGCAGGAAAACCCCGGAATGTTCTTCACCGTGGTGCAGATTGGCCTCAACGCGGTCGCCATTCTCGGCGGTATCGTGGGTGATGCGGCGTTTTCCCCGGCGTTTTATAGTCTGTTTGTTAAGTACATGTCCGTTGAACTGGCTGAACAGCTTAGCTTTATCCTCTCCTTCTCGCTGGTAACCGGCCTGTTCATCCTCTTTGCAGACCTGACCCCGAAACGCATCGGTATGATTGCGCCAGAAGCTGTGGCTTTGCGTATCATCAACCCGATGCGCTTCTGTCTGTACGTGTTTCGTCCGCTGGTATGGTTCTTCAACGGCCTGGCGAACGTGATTTTCCGCATCTTTAAGCTGCCAATGGTGCGTAAAGACGACATCACCTCTGACGACATTTATGCGGTGGTGGAAGCCGGCGCGCTGGCCGGGGTGCTGCGCAAGCAGGAGCACGAGCTGATTGAGAACGTATTCGAACTGGAATCCCGTACCGTGCCGTCTTCCATGACGGGCCGTGAGAACATTATCTGGTTCGATTTACATGAAGATGAGCAGAGCCTGAAGAACAAAGTGGCGCAGCATCCGCACTCTAAGTTCCTGGTCTGTAATGAAGATATCGACCACATCATCGGTTACGTCGACTCCAAAGACCTGCTGAACCGCGTACTGGCAAACCAGAGCCTGGCGCTTAACAGCGGCGTGCAGATCCGCAATACCCTGATTGTGCCGGACACCCTGACGCTCTCAGAAGCGCTGGAAAGTTTCAAAACCGCCGGGGAAGACTTCGCGGTTATCATGAACGAATACGCGCTGGTGGTGGGTATTATCACCCTGAACGACGTGATGACCACGCTGATGGGCGACCTGGTTGGCCAAGGGCTGGAAGAGCAGATTGTTCAGCGTGACGATAATTCATGGCTGATTGATGGCGGCACGCCGATTGAAGACGTAATGCGCGTGCTGGATATCGACGAGTTCCCGCAGTCCGGCAACTACGAGACCATCGGCGGCTTTATGATGTTTATGCTGCGTAAGATCCCGAAACGTACCGACTCGGTGAAGTTCTCCGGCTACAAGTTTGAAGTGGTGGATATTGATAACTACCGCATCGACCAGCTGCTGGTGACGCGCATCGACAACAAACCGACCGTACTGGTACCAAAGCTGCCGGACGCGGAAGAGAAGGTGTCGGCGTAA
- a CDS encoding DUF1107 domain-containing protein translates to MKIFQRYNPLQVAKYVKILFRGRLYIKDVGAFEFDKGKILVPKVKDKQHLSVMSEVNRQVMRLQTEMA, encoded by the coding sequence ATGAAAATTTTCCAACGCTACAACCCGCTTCAGGTGGCGAAGTACGTGAAGATCCTGTTCCGTGGACGGTTGTACATCAAGGATGTTGGCGCTTTTGAGTTTGATAAGGGCAAGATCCTTGTCCCAAAAGTGAAGGACAAACAGCACCTGTCTGTGATGTCCGAAGTCAACCGTCAGGTTATGCGTCTGCAGACTGAGATGGCTTAA
- a CDS encoding YtfJ family protein has protein sequence MTLRNILAAACLLLPLWASAHNIEKGQRVPPVGIADRGELILDNDKFSYKPWNSAQLAGKVRVVQHIAGRTSAKEKNANLVEAIKAAKFPHDRYQTTTIVNTDDAIPGSGMFVRSSLESNKKLYPWSQFIVDSNGVTRKAWQLEEESSAIIVLDKEGRVQWAKDGALTQEEVQQVVDLLHKLLAQ, from the coding sequence ATGACCCTACGTAATATCCTTGCAGCAGCCTGCCTGCTGCTGCCTCTGTGGGCTTCCGCTCACAACATTGAAAAAGGACAACGTGTACCGCCAGTCGGCATTGCTGACCGGGGAGAATTGATTCTCGACAATGATAAGTTTAGCTACAAACCCTGGAATAGCGCGCAGCTCGCGGGCAAAGTGAGAGTTGTACAACATATTGCCGGTCGTACATCCGCAAAAGAGAAAAATGCCAACCTGGTGGAAGCGATCAAGGCCGCAAAATTCCCTCACGACCGCTACCAGACGACCACCATTGTTAACACCGACGACGCCATTCCGGGCTCCGGAATGTTTGTACGCTCCAGTCTTGAGAGCAATAAAAAGCTCTACCCGTGGTCGCAGTTTATCGTCGACAGCAACGGCGTAACCCGTAAGGCCTGGCAGCTGGAAGAAGAGAGCTCCGCGATTATCGTGCTTGATAAAGAGGGCCGCGTACAGTGGGCGAAAGACGGCGCGTTAACCCAGGAAGAGGTGCAGCAGGTTGTCGACCTGCTGCATAAGCTGCTGGCTCAGTAA
- the cysQ gene encoding 3'(2'),5'-bisphosphate nucleotidase CysQ yields the protein MLDKICQLARDAGDAIMQVYDGCKPMEVVSKADDSPVTAADIAAHKVILKGLQALTPDIPVLSEEAPQSWDERQHWQRYWLVDPLDGTKEFIKRNGEFTVNIALIEKGKAVLGVVYAPVMKVMYSAAEGKAWKEECGVRKQIQVRDARPPLVVISRSHSDSELQEYLQQLGEHQTTSIGSSLKFCLVAEGHAQLYPRFGPTNVWDTAAGHAVAAAAGAHVHDWQGKPLDYTPRESFLNPGFRVSIY from the coding sequence ATGCTAGATAAAATTTGTCAGCTCGCACGGGATGCGGGAGATGCCATCATGCAGGTGTATGACGGCTGTAAACCTATGGAGGTTGTCAGCAAGGCCGACGACTCTCCGGTCACGGCGGCGGATATTGCGGCGCATAAGGTGATCCTGAAAGGGTTACAGGCCTTAACGCCGGACATCCCCGTTCTGTCAGAAGAAGCGCCGCAAAGCTGGGACGAGCGCCAGCACTGGCAGCGCTACTGGCTGGTCGATCCGCTGGACGGGACAAAAGAGTTCATCAAGCGCAACGGTGAATTCACCGTCAATATCGCCCTGATTGAGAAGGGCAAAGCGGTGCTGGGCGTGGTCTACGCGCCGGTAATGAAGGTGATGTACAGCGCTGCAGAAGGGAAGGCGTGGAAGGAAGAGTGCGGCGTGCGCAAGCAGATCCAGGTGCGCGATGCGCGTCCACCGCTGGTGGTGATTAGCCGCTCGCACAGCGACAGCGAACTGCAGGAGTACCTGCAGCAGCTGGGTGAACACCAGACCACCTCGATTGGCTCATCGCTGAAATTCTGCCTGGTGGCGGAAGGCCACGCGCAGCTCTACCCTCGCTTTGGGCCAACCAACGTCTGGGATACCGCGGCAGGTCATGCCGTTGCTGCGGCCGCCGGGGCGCACGTTCATGACTGGCAGGGCAAGCCGCTGGACTACACCCCGCGCGAATCCTTCCTCAACCCCGGCTTCCGCGTCTCTATTTACTGA